In one window of Micromonospora cathayae DNA:
- a CDS encoding DUF397 domain-containing protein: protein MDVTTSARWRTATRSSNNGGNCVEVADNLPGRVLVRDSKDRTGGTLTFSPAAWRVFVAATRAL, encoded by the coding sequence ATGGACGTGACGACCTCTGCCCGGTGGCGGACCGCGACCCGCAGCAGCAACAACGGCGGCAACTGTGTCGAGGTGGCGGACAATCTGCCGGGTCGGGTGCTGGTGCGGGACAGCAAGGACCGTACGGGTGGCACGTTGACCTTCTCCCCGGCGGCCTGGCGCGTCTTCGTCGCCGCCACCCGGGCTCTCTGA